In Canis aureus isolate CA01 chromosome 25, VMU_Caureus_v.1.0, whole genome shotgun sequence, the genomic window AGAGGTGCATGCGTGGCCAAGAACTGGCCAGAGTAACCCTTTACCTGGACACAGTAATTGGTCTAGGAATGGTCACTGACCAATATAGAGTTCTGGTCTTTACGGAGTCTTTTCAGGGGATTTGTACAGATGCTGGGACAGTCTTCCATCTGAGATCATGAGATGACACCGCTACTCCTAAAACTGCGTATCTCCCCTTCATGGGAGCTAAGAGTTCAAAATATAGAAATCCAGTCTGGTAGTCAAGCAGTAGAAAACTGGTAGTCAAGGCCCCATCTCTGCAGTTCATCCCCTatttaagtaaacaaaaataccAAGACAGCAGACATGGCAAAATATTTAATCTCTGTAGGTGTGCCTCATCCTCCCATTCCTGTTGTGACTCAACAGCCTCCCCAAAACGGCAGTACCAGAGAAAATAGGGGGCACTTTTTCCTCAGCAGGATTCGAAAACCATTAAGGCCCTAGTTCTCTTGACTTGGAAATGATTGCAGGTGAGATCATTCCACAGCACGCCTCAGGCCTCTCTGCTCCAGGAGAAAAACCCCCAGTTCTATGGGACTCCTGAGGTCTTCTGTTCTTCTGCAGCCTGGCGCTGAGAGCTGCGCCGCTGGAAATAGCGGTAGGCTCGGGCACTGCAGAGGTAGCCCCCATACACAGTGAGAAGCATCATGGAGGTAGAGAAGGTCTTGTAGCCAATGTCAGCTAGTTGCTTGGCAGTTGGCATGTTGTCCCCTACAAAGACAGACTGGATTTAGACCCAAGGATAAGGCCTCATCTGCCCAGCCCACTTCTCTGTTTAGGGCCATACCACATCTTCTGCATCCTTTGTCTGTACTCTACTCTGAACAGCCCCTACACACATGCAGATACTGTTCAGGAACTCTGAAGATTCAGAaagacaggtgcctgggtggctcagtcgattaagcatctgccttcggctcaggtcatgatccgagggtcttgggatcgagctccacattgagccccaaatcaggc contains:
- the COX14 gene encoding cytochrome c oxidase assembly protein COX14, which encodes MPTAKQLADIGYKTFSTSMMLLTVYGGYLCSARAYRYFQRRSSQRQAAEEQKTSGVP